The proteins below are encoded in one region of Arthrobacter sp. CJ23:
- a CDS encoding mannitol-1-phosphate 5-dehydrogenase, whose translation MKAVHFGAGNIGRGFVGLLLHEAGYEVVFADVADALISQLAAADSYQVHEVGETPAVKTVSGFRALNSGSEEDAVVAEIATADVVTTAVGPHILKFVAPVIARGLAGRSPSLPPLQVMACENAINATDLLHLEIRGAWDAGTGEGAGELDAVAVFANTAVDRIVPNQAPGQGLDVTVETFYEWVIDRTPFDGKAPVIPGATFVDELGPYIERKLFTVNTGHASAAYFGYAAGLEKISDAMADPSVAAKVRAVLEETKQLLVAKHGFVEAEQEAYVQKILSRFTNPHLPDTVNRVGRAPLRKLGRHERFIGPAAELAERGVTPVALLEAMAAALRFDDGADDEAVELARMLAEMDSAEAVERITELPPAHPLFAQVQKLIEERKAEA comes from the coding sequence GTGAAGGCAGTCCATTTTGGGGCCGGGAACATCGGCAGGGGCTTCGTCGGCCTGCTGCTGCACGAGGCCGGGTACGAGGTGGTGTTCGCCGACGTCGCGGACGCCCTGATCAGCCAGCTCGCCGCAGCAGACAGCTACCAGGTCCATGAGGTGGGCGAGACCCCCGCGGTGAAGACCGTCTCCGGGTTCCGCGCCCTCAACTCGGGCAGCGAAGAAGATGCCGTCGTCGCGGAAATCGCGACGGCGGACGTGGTCACCACGGCGGTGGGGCCGCACATCCTCAAGTTCGTGGCTCCCGTGATCGCGCGCGGCCTGGCCGGCCGTTCGCCGTCGCTGCCGCCTTTGCAGGTCATGGCCTGCGAGAACGCCATCAACGCCACGGACCTCCTGCACCTGGAAATCCGTGGCGCGTGGGACGCCGGTACCGGCGAAGGCGCGGGCGAGCTCGACGCCGTCGCGGTGTTCGCGAACACCGCAGTGGACCGCATCGTCCCCAACCAGGCGCCGGGCCAGGGCCTGGACGTCACGGTGGAGACGTTCTACGAGTGGGTCATCGACCGCACGCCGTTCGACGGCAAGGCGCCCGTTATTCCCGGGGCGACGTTCGTGGACGAGCTCGGCCCGTACATTGAGCGCAAGCTGTTCACGGTCAACACGGGCCACGCCTCGGCCGCCTACTTCGGCTACGCCGCCGGCCTGGAAAAGATCTCGGACGCCATGGCCGATCCGTCTGTGGCTGCGAAGGTCCGGGCCGTGTTGGAGGAAACCAAGCAGCTGCTGGTGGCCAAACACGGCTTTGTGGAGGCCGAGCAGGAAGCCTATGTGCAGAAGATCCTGTCCCGCTTCACCAACCCGCACCTGCCGGACACCGTGAACCGGGTGGGCCGTGCCCCGCTGCGCAAGCTGGGCCGGCATGAACGGTTCATCGGCCCGGCCGCGGAACTCGCCGAGCGCGGCGTCACGCCTGTGGCCCTGCTTGAGGCGATGGCTGCGGCCCTGCGCTTCGACGACGGCGCGGACGACGAAGCCGTGGAGCTCGCCCGGATGCTCGCCGAGATGGACTCCGCCGAGGCGGTGGAACGCATCACCGAGCTGCCGCCCGCGCACCCGCTGTTCGCGCAGGTGCAGAAGCTGATCGAGGAGCGCAAGGCCGAGGCGTAA
- the cycA gene encoding D-serine/D-alanine/glycine transporter, whose amino-acid sequence MSDQTTTGQRTASSRDSEPHLSRSLSNRHIQLLAIGGAIGTGLFMGSGKTISVAGPSVIFVYMIIGFMLFFVMRAMGQLLLSNLNYKSFSDFAADLLGPWAGFFTGWTYWFCWVVTGVADVIAIAGYANELMPGIPLWIPGVGTIAILLLLNLPTVKAFGETEFWFALIKIVAIVALIAVGLVMIFTGFQSSAGTASFTNLWSHGGLFPKEFMGFVAGFQIAVFAFVGIELVGTAAAETKNPEHNLPRAINAIPVRVMLFYVGALIILMSVTPWTEFKAGHSPFIGMFSLAGLGMAAMVVNLVVLTSAMSSANSGIYSTSRMVFGLANDGDAPKVFGRLSRRKVPQNALFLSCVLLLAGVVLLYAGKDVGVAFDMVTTVSAVCFMFVWSIILASYLVYRKRRPGLHKSSTFKLPGGIPMVWVVFAFFAFLIWALTTQPDTLTALLVTPIWFAVLGAAYAVVRKSPLHQARVAEWKAMAEAETAAAR is encoded by the coding sequence GCGCCATCGGAACAGGCCTGTTCATGGGCTCGGGCAAGACCATTTCCGTGGCCGGACCCTCCGTGATCTTCGTGTACATGATCATCGGCTTCATGCTGTTCTTCGTCATGCGCGCCATGGGGCAGCTGCTGCTGTCCAACCTGAACTACAAGTCCTTCAGCGACTTCGCCGCGGACCTGCTGGGCCCCTGGGCCGGCTTCTTCACCGGCTGGACCTACTGGTTCTGCTGGGTGGTCACCGGAGTTGCCGACGTCATTGCGATCGCAGGCTACGCCAATGAGCTCATGCCGGGCATCCCGCTCTGGATCCCGGGCGTGGGCACCATCGCCATCCTGCTCCTGCTGAACCTGCCCACGGTCAAGGCCTTCGGCGAGACCGAATTCTGGTTTGCGCTCATCAAGATCGTGGCCATCGTCGCTCTGATCGCCGTGGGCCTGGTGATGATCTTCACCGGCTTCCAGTCCTCCGCAGGCACTGCAAGCTTCACCAATCTCTGGAGCCACGGCGGCCTCTTCCCCAAGGAATTCATGGGCTTCGTGGCCGGCTTCCAGATCGCCGTGTTCGCCTTCGTGGGCATCGAGCTGGTGGGCACCGCCGCAGCCGAAACCAAGAACCCGGAGCACAACCTGCCCCGCGCCATCAACGCGATCCCGGTGCGCGTCATGCTCTTCTACGTAGGCGCCCTCATCATCCTGATGTCCGTCACCCCGTGGACCGAGTTCAAGGCCGGCCACAGCCCCTTCATCGGCATGTTCTCCCTGGCCGGACTCGGCATGGCCGCCATGGTGGTCAACCTGGTCGTGCTGACCTCGGCGATGTCCTCGGCCAACTCCGGCATCTACTCCACCTCGCGCATGGTGTTCGGCCTGGCGAACGACGGCGATGCCCCCAAGGTGTTCGGCCGCCTGTCCCGCCGCAAGGTCCCGCAGAACGCGCTGTTCCTGTCCTGCGTGCTGCTGCTGGCCGGCGTCGTGCTGCTCTACGCGGGCAAGGACGTGGGCGTCGCGTTCGACATGGTCACCACCGTGTCCGCGGTCTGCTTCATGTTCGTCTGGTCCATCATCCTGGCCAGCTACCTCGTCTACCGGAAGCGCCGGCCCGGGCTCCACAAGAGCTCCACCTTCAAGCTGCCCGGCGGCATCCCGATGGTCTGGGTGGTCTTCGCCTTCTTCGCCTTCCTGATCTGGGCCCTGACCACGCAGCCGGACACGCTCACGGCACTGCTGGTGACGCCCATCTGGTTCGCGGTCCTGGGCGCGGCCTACGCCGTGGTCCGCAAGTCCCCGCTCCACCAGGCCCGCGTGGCCGAGTGGAAGGCGATGGCCGAGGCGGAAACCGCGGCGGCGCGCTAA